The following coding sequences are from one uncultured Cohaesibacter sp. window:
- a CDS encoding HAD family phosphatase, whose amino-acid sequence MSPALVIFDCDGVLVDSETPANEVLVANLARHGMVISIEYAEQNFVGGTLQTEFEKLKAMGAQLPDDWCMEYRKELHNRLREGIESIDGVIDVLDLLDGKNVPYCVASNGSDEKMSITLGQTGLWDRFVGRRFSAKTIGIAKPEPGLYLAAAETLGFSPEQCVVVEDSASGALAAKRAGMRCFGFAQKGDGEVLSAHGAHIFHDMRQLPYLLELSQA is encoded by the coding sequence GTGTCCCCTGCGCTGGTGATTTTCGATTGTGATGGTGTGCTTGTTGATAGCGAGACACCCGCCAATGAGGTGCTGGTGGCCAATCTGGCGCGGCACGGGATGGTGATATCCATCGAATATGCCGAGCAGAATTTTGTTGGAGGGACCTTGCAGACCGAGTTTGAAAAACTCAAGGCCATGGGGGCTCAACTGCCCGATGACTGGTGCATGGAATATCGCAAGGAGCTGCACAACAGATTACGCGAAGGGATTGAATCCATTGATGGCGTGATCGATGTCCTCGATCTGCTTGATGGAAAGAATGTGCCCTATTGTGTGGCCTCTAATGGCTCTGACGAGAAGATGTCTATCACTTTGGGACAGACAGGGTTGTGGGACAGGTTCGTGGGGCGGCGCTTTTCAGCCAAGACAATAGGAATTGCCAAACCAGAACCCGGCCTCTATCTGGCGGCCGCAGAGACGTTGGGTTTTTCTCCTGAGCAATGTGTGGTCGTGGAAGACAGTGCTAGCGGGGCCTTGGCCGCAAAGCGGGCAGGCATGCGCTGTTTTGGTTTTGCCCAGAAGGGGGACGGCGAGGTGCTATCCGCCCATGGGGCGCATATTTTTCATGATATGCGACAGCTGCCTTATTTGTTGGAGCTGAGCCAAGCATAA